The Felis catus isolate Fca126 chromosome B2, F.catus_Fca126_mat1.0, whole genome shotgun sequence region TACTGACTTGCTTGCAGGTCCCCATGCACCCAGTGGTTAACGACATGGGCTCCAGACCTAGGTCTGAGTTCCAGTTCCACTGTTTTGCGACTATGGGCAACTCACAAAACATcctgagtcttggttttctcttccaggaagccGAAGATGCAAGTGTACCTTACTGGCAAACTGCTGGGTACGTGGTACTCCCTCAACGAAGTCAGCCATCAGCATGAGGCTGCTACTGTGCTCTGTGCACTTCCTGCTTTGCCTGGGATGCCCTCTCTCCCACCTTGAAAACTTCACCTGGCTAACAACTGGCACTTCTCTTCTAAGATAATTCAGTCAGATGTCATTTTAGGGAACTTTCTGCTTCCTCCCACTCCCCCCAGATGCAGTTAAGtgtcccctttctgtctctcaatatgGACCGtgaagaacttaaaaacaaaagacatgttttttttcatttctgtatttcctaGCACAGAATCTACTATGTAATAGGCACTTAATGAATTGTTCAACTCAAGTCAAATTGTCAAGTAATGACGCCTCACCATTGTCTTAAAGGATATAATTTTCTTACCGTTGTGATGCACTAGAGCCCCATGGTCTACCTTCTTTTTCATGTCATATATGTGAATTGTTTCATCTTTGCTCCCAGTGACTACAAAACGACTATTTACAGCCACTGCTGACAAGGAGGCAGTGTGGGCATGGTGAGTGAAGTCAGCCACAGGAGTCCATTTTTGCTGAAGAGTAAAACACGCAATCAGTGTCACAATCACATCACAGTTCTCCGGAAACACATAAGTGGTTCCACAATCCATGAAAACTACCAGTGGATACTTACAAATTGAGAAAAAAACTATTCAAGGATAGCagactaagaaaaacaaagaccctGAGAATTAAAAAAGGCAGGCAGCAAGGAGACAGGAAGGCAATCAAGACTCCAAAACAATTATGGAGACCGGATTACTTTAAGGTCCTATTCCAATCCTTAACTCCTTCATATATGTACTTATAGGTGAGACTtcactattcattcattcaaatgttCAGATTTGATTTGAATTTATTCGTTCAAATACTAAATGACTACTATGTGCTTGGCATCATTTTGGACAGTTGATATGTaacagtgaagaaaagaaagccGTAATTCTAATGTAACTGCCATCCCTGTGGGAGAGACAAACTGTAAATAAATATGGTATCACATAGAGAGGAGTATAAATGACAAgtcttatgaagaaaaataaacggGATAAACACTGTGTCTCCATTAGTACTAAAATAAGCCCTAGAGAATGACCAATGATGAGATCTCAAGAACTCTATGCTTATTGATATGCAACTTTTGGACCAAATGAGTGAAACTGGTTGAGTGCAAGGAATAAGAGagctgaatacacacacacacctcaaactGAGGGAGACGCATCAAGAAGTATTagcaaactggggcacctgggtggctcagtcagttaagtgtccgacttcggctcaggtcatgatctcgcggttcgtgggttcgagtcccacatcgggctttgtgctgacagctcagagcctggcgcctgcttgggattcttgtctccctctctctctgcccctcccccacttgcactctatctctctcaaaaataaacattaaaagtttttttaaaaaaggagtattAGCAAATCAAACCACGGAGGAAGAATCCATCAGATTTCTTTGAACACACTTAAGATGTGTCATTGCAAATTAATTTCTAAGTAACTACAGCATCAGACAGTCCTTCCATCCATCAGGACCAAGGGAGCCTCTTTTGAGTAAAGGCACAATATTCCTGAGGGGCTGCTATGACCGTAAATCAAAGACAATCTTTGCTTGTGCACTTTACAGAAAGAATGTTGATTATCTGAGCTCTGGTCTGTCTCGGTTTAGAAGCAGCAGCGGGTGGTATAAGAGCTTCATGTTTCAGAGACACCTAGGGACGTGAGTCCCAGGTCTCCCAATATTAGTTGTGTGGCACTGCGCAGGTCACTTAACCTATCTCAACTTCAGGCTCCttatctgtaacatggggataaCTGTATTTGCCTCAGGAGGCTGCTGGGAAGACCACTACGTGTCTGGAACAATGTAGTGACTTTATTACAAAGAGAACACAATAGCATCATCTTTAAGATTCAAGAGATGGCACCTTCCAGCCAAAAAGATTAATAAGCAGGAGGAGACAAAGTAATTATTCAAGTTATATCCCTCCAGTTTTCTGGTTAATTCAAGACTGACACCTTGGCTTTTTCACAAAGAAGTACTGAAAAGAATGGGTTTCTAGGAGATACTTAGGTTTGCTTAGGGAAAAATACTACTGGATTAAAAGTTAAGAGATCTTATTTCTAATCCTGGGTATGTCCTATCTGTTTGACTAACAGcaatttacttaacctttctgctCACACATCCAGTAAAAATACTTCTATTTTGTTGTAATTTCCTTCCACGCATTTGTCTCCTTTGCCCTTATGTCGGCAAGCTCTCTAGCGCTGTACCCATTCCTTTGGCTTCTTTGCACCTCCACTACCAATTAACGGCTCCGTGGTGAGGGTTCAAAAACACTGAATGAACTGGAGACACTATCAACGAGAGGTTTAACCCGACCCAGATCTAACATTTTGTCAAATTCAAGGACAAAAACTCAGTAAAAGTGAACTGTTCTTTCTTTAAATCCTGAACGCGTACACCGGCTGTCAACGGACTCATTTGCCAGCTTCCTTCCTGCACCGTGGCCAGAATGTCTACTAAACCCAAAAACATGATCTCGTTTTACGAGAATGCCTACTCCaagttttaaaaagctaaattatACGTTTGAGTTTGATTCATCAATTAATCCCTAAGGGATCCGTGTGTTTACCTATGATGATGGTGCTTACCACGGCCGTGCGGGAACCCGACCAGACCTTCCCGCGCGCCTCCTCCCGCGGTCCCTCCCGGCGCGCACTCTTACCTCGTGGTCGCCGCCTGCAGCTGGCTCAGGGCGTACTGCGAACCCAAAAAGGACCTGTTCGTAACAACCAGCGACCAGCTCCATTCAGCAGCACACGTGCCCCTTCAACCAGCGCCGCTCAGCTGAGACAGTGACGAAAGCGGATGCCAGAGCAAGTGGGGTCCTTCCTGCGTCGGCGCTCAAATTACGTCATGGGCGCAGGGCTGTCTTTAGGGCGCCTGCCTCCGTGGGAGGGGTTTCAGCGTTCGAAGATCACGCGGaacttccaaaaggaaaaaaagaaaggatgtcaCACGAGGAAGTTCTCACGGCGAGGAGAAAAATGTTGGGGGCAAGCAGGCATATTCTAGGTGGCTGTGAGGTGGGCAGGTCTAAAGGGGAATGGGGCGGGACATCCTCTGCGGAAGCCCCTCATTTCCGTGATGTCACGAACAGGGCGGGACCTCTTTCGGTCTGGGCGGGGCCCCTGGCGGTGTCGCGTGCTGAGTGCCGAGCCCGCTGTGCTGTGGGCTGTCAGACCGGGGACAGGAATTGGGTTTCCTTTTTGCGCAGGCAGCATAAGCAAGCGTTTGTCTCTCACGTTCTCTCGTGACAGGGCAGAGAGGGGTCGGCATTCATGGTTAGCGGCTTCTAAAGCAGGCCGCACACCTTTCCTTCTAGCTTGATTGGTTTGTCTGACTTCGGGGTCACATTGGCCAACGTCGCCGCACATCTCGGGGAGGGAGGAGGACGCTTTACCTGAAGTGATAACACGGGCTGCTTGAGGACGAAGTCCGCAGTCATCGTAGGTGAATGTACCAAAAAGAGATCTCCCATTTCACTTtgaccaccccccgccccgcagtTTAGGGACCACATGAAACATGCATGAAAGCCAAGATCGCCTTAATTAGCATTTGAAATTCTCATAACGTGTGGAGATTCAGAGGTCTGTTGAAATGACAGCTTTGCACAAATCGGAGTAAATCCTGAAGCGTCATAATTAGTCTCATAAAGGCGAAGGCAGGTGGATTTGACAAGCAGGAATTCGGATGGCATCCTCGGTGTCAGTTCTTCAACCCCCGCTTTAGTGCTGATCCTACAGGATCAGCACTTTGACCCTTTTGTTTTCAAGACTATGTGTTTCTCTGGTATTCTGAACTGTCGCTACGTGTCTAACTcgtgtttgttttaatttccgcTGGTTTGGGTCTTGTAGAAATGATTACTCTTTGAATGCTTTGGGTGTCATTGCAACTCAGGGAAGGCTTTGTCTTCTGCAGGCTTTAGCGACTCCACGTGTAAGCGCTCCCCAGGCACTGAAAATGCTGTAGTCAAACTAACCCTCTGTCTCGGAAACACGTGTAGTCATTCACTGTTTTAAACTAATTCCTTCGCTTCGTGCTGATTATcttcattatgttaaaaaaaaaaaaagtcaagttatCTTACTATTTAAGTTATTTAACTATTTACCATCTCTTTCCTGTGTCCACCAGAGACCTACCAAAGTGAGGGGGTTTGAATAGGTGCAGTGGATGTTGGCTGGGCATGGGACAAAGAATGAGTGAATAGGACATTTCTTTGAAGTCTCATGTTTTATCTTGAAAACTGttagaaattggggcgcctgggtggcgcagtcggttaagcatccgacttcagccaggtcacgatctcgcggtccgtgagttcgagccccgcgtcgggctctgggctgatggctcagagcctggagcctgtttcggattctgtgtctccctctctctctgcccctcccccgttcatgctctgtctctctctgtcccaaaaataaataaacgttgaaaaaaaaaataaaaaaaaaaaagaaaactgttagaAATCGTCGGAACCAATTCTCGAGCTCAGAAGACCTTAGAGAAGCATTTATCCAGGTGATCCCGCTCTAGGGCAGTTTATGGATAAGTTCTGAGGGCTCTCCAGCCCTTGAGATTAGATGCACAATTGTTTATGTACATTTTTGAAGGAGAGCATTGATAAAATGTCATTACATTTTCATAAGGATTAGTGCCTCTAAAGTTAAAATGCACTAAtcctggggcaccttggtggctcagtcagttgagcggttgagcttccgaccggctcaggtcatgatctcgtagtctgtgggttcgagccctgcgtcaggccctgtgctaacagttcggagcctggagcctgctttggatcctgtgtctcgctctctctctgtcaaaagtaaacattaaaaaaaaattgttttaatgcaCTAATCCAGTCTGAGGTTATAAATGTGAAATAGGTCTAGAGAGGTAACTCAAGGTAACTCAAAACCACCCAGCTAAGGGACTGCTAAGGGACTAATAATGCTGCTACTTTTTACATTTCCTTGGGCTCAAACTTTCtctttaacaaagaagaaaaataaagcagtttttCACTgtctaaagaaaaacaatgcaaaattaCATACTTGTTCAACTAGATTCGAACTGAGCATACTTCCTGCAAACCTCCTGGTCTCTTTCCAAACACAGGATGCAAAAAACCATTTAATCCTCTTCTTGTAAAAACTGCAGTTGCCAAGAAACAACCAACTGTTAAGAGTTCATTAACACTAGAGcacaacaggattttttttttttagttttgcttttaaattattgatCAAAAAGCTTTTTACACTTGACCTGTgtgttgatttattcattcattcaacaaatatttatggagtgcctggCTTTGTTTGGTTTGCTGaagaaaaaacagtttttttggtggggggggtgggtagtaAGGTGGACATGCTGTGCTAAAAAGCAGGATACAGCAGAGAAAAATCAGCCATGTTAGAAATATGAGAGTCTCATATTTCTGCTCAAttacccctccccgcccccccccccccccccactttctcaCTGTGGCAGGCAGCAAGTCTTAACTTTTAGGACTACAGAGGTACATGTGCATATTCCCAGAGGACTTTTTGTCTCCTTTGCACGTAGAAGCCGAGAGTGGGCTACTTCCCCCTGGACACTGGCCAATTGTCTGTCCTGGTATAAATTTGCTTCACCTGCTTCACGGGAATAAGACAGGTGAAATAGGAGGAGTTGGCCTTTGGGGCTTTTAAAGAGCGAAACAGCATTTGTGAACCCTTCCTTGTCGCTGTCATCAACAAAGCCCCTGAGTGTCCCTCTTCTCTGGAGCTTTGCTCCTggtcctctgtccccagctcctgCCACGCTGCTGGGGGATTCAGACACGCGTCATTAacttctcccttccccagcctctgtAACCACCTTATTATAAACGTCtaacttctgctttcttttccagcGATGGCTTTATCGCTCACCCATTTATAAGGCAAcattctgattttccttttacaaaatcCAGCTCTAAAGAGAAGgaacaaaacactgatgaaagttTTACAAAAAGAATCCTCAACAGATAGGTTTTATTTGAAGGCTAAGCTGCTCTAGCAGTTAGGAATTGTGTTTAACTTCATACAGTAACCTAAATCAAACGTGGCTTAAACAAGACATTTATCTCATAAGTAAAAGAAATCTGGAGGGAGACAATCTAGTGCTGGTACAAGGAGTCCTCAGTCATCAGGCACCCAGACATGTTCTCTCTTTCAGATCCTATATTCCGGTGTATGGCTTCCCCTTTTATGTCACCTCATAGGCCAAAATAGGTGCAGCGTTTGGGTTCCAGCCATCATATCTCTAATCCTAGCACTAGGTCCGGAGAAAGGGTGGAGTACCACACGCCTCCTTCCAGTTAAGCAAACACCCTTGGCCCACACAGCTGTCCTCAATCCTCTTATAATAGTTCTATTTACATCTTATTAGCCAGACTTTGGCCGCTCGGCCACATCTACCTGCGCTTGGGGAACTAGGAAATGTCTTTTAGTGAGGCCTATctctgcccccccaaaaaatcaggGTGCTGTTATTCTCccccctaaatttttatttaacgtttattcatttttgagagacagggagacacagaatccgaagctctAGGCtgtgagcagtcagcacagagcttgatgtggggcttgaacccacgaaccatgagatcatgacctgagccgaagtcgcatgcttaactgactgagcctcccaggtgcccctgagatttgttattaaggaagaaaaggaaactgaatagTGGCTGGCACCCAGCAAGGTGAGGCAGAGCTGCTAATCAGTAACCTCTCCCAGGAACCATGGGGACATCTGGAGTGTAGGCCCCACTCTATCACCCTGCTTTGCACAAGTAGCTGTTCAGTAAATAATGGGTGAATAACTGAATGATTTGAattcatgattattattttttacaacacCGGCAAATATAGACTACATCAAGCACTTATTAACAAGCTGCAGGGAAATGGCCAGACCCGAAGTGCCCCTATTTGGACTCAAAAGTTACCTTCTCACATTTGGACACTGTGTAGGCTGGCTACTTAGGCAGAATCTGAGTGAGGCTCTAATCCAAACCTATGGAATCAGAACCTACGTTTTAAACAACGTGCCGAGGTGATTCATATGCACGTTGAAATTTGGGAAGGCATGCTGTATTtggtgtttttaaataattttgagccacagtattatttctttaaaatgttttcctgtaCCCACATTAAGAGGGtaggttagtgtgtgtgtgtgtgtgtgtgtgtgtgtgtgtgtgcgcgcgcgcgcgcgcgcgcgcgcgttcCTTCTAGGACTTCTTTCTACCGGTTGGTCGGGGTAATGATTTCAACCTGCaggagctatttaaaaaaaaaaaaagtccactaaTTGCTGCTTCCAATAGTTAGCAGATAAGTGAACTGAGGAGGGAAACATCAACGTGCGGTACTTCTTTTACGGTTTTCGTTGTTACAAATGACTCAATAATTGTAGAGGGTGGGATGGAGACTTCAGTGGGTTTCACAGTTGCTCAACACGCACTCCTCTGTGCCCCCGCTGGCTTTCGGCTGCCTTCCCCTGGGCCTGGAGCTGGGAGAGGCCGCTGGCAAGCTTAGAGCCAGCTGCTAGTGTGCAGAAGGCCCCCCAGGTGACCCCTATAGACTCCTACCCCACCCATGCCTTAACCCCATTGTAGCAAAAGTCAAGCAATTCATCACCCAGCAGGAACTGCTCCTATGTTAATTGCTCTCTCTGGCAGTTCGGAGAGAGATTTGCTGGGTGAGAGGCTTTAGCTCCCAGAGCTGGAGTTATTGCCTCCAGCATAAAAACTGTGGATACCAGGTCTCTTTTTGCGAAGTTTCTGGATAAATGGCTGGGCAGGAGAGTTTTGCAGGCTGTGGCATAGCTCAACCAAGTACTTATTACTGGCACTGGCAAAGGTGAGCTGGTCTGTCCTACTCCCAGTGAAAATGAAGGGCGTCCATGCTCTGTTTCTTCCGTGCTTTTTGGCAATTTCCAAACCATCGCTTTGGAAATTGGTGTCCTTAAACAGTTAACGCAGAAATCATCTTTACCTGAGCCTCCTGGGAAAGAAGAGTTTTGAGTGATTCTGCCTTGCTTGGTGATGTCATTCTTGTCTCCCCTCCGCTCATTAGGGGGAAGCCCgtgttccagccctgcctgggttaCCAATCGGGCAGCTGGTTTGAGCAGCAGCACAGCGGTTACTCCCTCTCTGGCTATGACTTCGGCTGtgcagcagagagagatggacacaACCTTGCTGTGCGTGAGACCTCCGGACGCCCAACTGCAAGTCTGGTCACACCTAAGGTACCCCTCCCTGAAATGAATCCCGTGTCGTCCGTGAGCCCAGCATGGAAGTATCTTTTTCCTACCTTCACACCTCCGGATGCTCTCATTCAAATTCCCACAGCCGTGGCTTTTGCTCCCCATTTCAATGCCAGAGAGGAAAAGCTGATGACTTGCCCACAATTTAAGTCATCACTGtcttccaaaaacaaaattataggcTGATGAAGTCCGTGCTTAAATTCTTACTGCTAAATTTTAGATTACCACTCATTTGATTTtactctttttagaaaaaaaaatgtttatttttgagagagaagagaaacagagtgtgagttgggggaggggcagagagagagggagacacagaatccgaagcaggctccaggctctgagctgtcggcacagagccggacgtggggctcgagctcatgaactgtgagaccatgagctgagccaaagtcagaggcttaacccaccgagccacccaggtgccccttgattttactcttaaacacttaaaataggACTAgaggtagttttttgttttgtaatagcagaaaacatgaacatcCTTTTAAGAGCTGTTCCagggggcatctgtgtggctcagtcggttaaacgcctgacttcggttcaggtcatggtctcacagctcgtgaattaggggctctgtgctgacagctccgtgcctggggcctgtttcaaattttgtctgtctgtctgtctctctctctgccctttccccatactctgcctctctgtctctgtctctctctcaagattaaataagcattttaaaaaaattaaaaagaactgttCTAATGTGTTGGTTACTAATGCGAGCTATTTCTGAAATGGCATTGATTTCTGTGTTAGAATAAGAGAAAGCTTCCCCCGTCCTtgtccctttcctcttccccatttcctccccAGTTAAAAGAAACCCCTGTTCAAGGGCACCTATGTCCTCTAGATTTTTCCCTTCTACTCTTGCTAAATCAGGGTGATTGGGCTTTATTTCTGTTTGCGGAGAATTGAACAAGAATGAACTTGTGTAGTACATACTGGTTTACTCCTTGCTTCTGCTGGCAGGTGGCATTAGCAGATgttcccctttaattttttttttgaatgtttatttttgagagagagcgcgcacgcacaAGTGCACAAatgcgcgcaagcaggggaggaacaaagagagagggacaggggcgcactgacagcacagagcccggtgagggtctcgaactcaagaaccatgagattgtgacgtGAGTGGAAGTCAAGactcagacatttaaccaactgagccacccagcctccccgaGATGTCCCCCCTTTGAAAGAGCTTTCTTTAAAAGTTGCCCATTTGGACGAGCTGTGATATTAGCTCATCCCTTGGGGgctaacattttaaatgttcttagcACTTCAACAAACGTTTACCGATCTCCAAGCATTTGTCAGAGTGTTCTTTGCCTAAGGATAGATTGCGGGAAGTAGAAGGTCGGGATTAAAGGATGTAACATTGAAAATTTCAGATCGCGAATTACTCACCAAAAAGCCTGCCTACGTTTACACTTCTCATTGCTGTTGTGAGTGTGCTTGCCTCTCCGTGTGCAGTTTACCAACGTGACAGGTGTGGAAGGCGTTTGCCTTCCATTGAGGGCAAATACCTTTTAAGCTGTTGCCTGATGATACCTGCGTTCTGTGACCTCATCGATGTTCTttgtctacctctctttctgtTAGTTATACCCCCTTTTATCTGACTCTGCAGATGCTTGCCTATTATGGAAATTAGCACTGAGCAAAGTGTTAGTGTTCTCTCCAGTTTGCTTCCTAGTGTTCCTCATGGGATGGCCTGTACCTTTAAACCCAGAGTTGGATTTAATatttcaaccctcagtttttagAACTTACATTTgcttggtatctttttttttttttttgcccaaactttcattttcaatttttcaagtCTGTTTTAGGCGTGCCTTCTTCCAGATAAAATATCTTgttatatttcttgttttttttttttctttttaaacccaGATCGGGTTTTACCCTGTTAGCAGATGTTTGATGTTGCATCacttaaagaaaattttgctATATTACCTGAGGTtttagcacatttttttcttctaccccTTCTCTTTTTCGCTAGTTTGGGAGATAGTCTCTGTGTCTTCCTGTGGTTACCCTTATCTTTAAATAGAGAAGTATAGGTTTGACTGCATTATcaacttcaaaaatgaaagtatttcttgatttctgcccactcatgagaaaacaaaattaacaccaaagaaagaaaagacagtaagAAACAACACcaccaaaggaacaaagaaacataaataaataaaaacgtttttaatgtttatttatttattttgagagacagaaatcaggcgagcagaagaggggcagagagagagggacagagagaatcccaggcaggcgcTGTGCCGTTAACACAGAGCTCGACTCGGGGCTCAAATccctgaaccctgagatcatgacccaagctgaaatcaagagtcagatgcttaacccactgagccacccaggtgccccataaataaataaaatttttaaaagaaattaaccaTTTTTTGTCTCCTTGtcccctgcctctttcttctcGTTTCTGTTGACACCTGCTGGGATTTTCATCCCAGTCTCCTGTCAAATTATTACCGTAACatgcagtttctttcttcttttcttttcttttcttttcttttcttttcttttcttttcttttcttttcttttttctcttctcttctcttctcttctcttctcttctcttctcttctcttctct contains the following coding sequences:
- the CB2H6orf52 gene encoding putative uncharacterized protein C6orf52 homolog, whose protein sequence is MAGQESFAGCGIAQPSTYYWHWQRGKPVFQPCLGYQSGSWFEQQHSGYSLSGYDFGCAAERDGHNLAVRETSGRPTASLVTPKESTALAEKQDENPLEDPDLHLNIEELNKEFMVKSEELYDSLMSCHWQPLDTVHSKIPDETPKEA